A stretch of the Rosa rugosa chromosome 5, drRosRugo1.1, whole genome shotgun sequence genome encodes the following:
- the LOC133707887 gene encoding uncharacterized protein LOC133707887 gives MNLNSVLMLTGTNYRAWLDSVENYMGMHENIDYCFTENKPEELNEKSTKKDTDLYKKWHRSNRMAKNLIRTSMSKTVRGSIQEPELASDFLELIGAKFKESEKAEAARLTKEFHDLKYMGSGGVREHIMKMININGRLRELLMGVRDEQVVHYALHSLPNSFSHLRTSYNSQKGNWTLDELISICVDEESRIKEEKEPATTINLIEKPKRKKPTLCTTFLA, from the coding sequence atgaacttgaacagtgtcttgatgttaactggaaccaactatagagcttggctagactctgtggaaaattatatgggaatgcatgagaacatagactactgctttactgagaataagcctgaagagttaaatgaaaagagcaccaagaaagatactgacctttacaagaagtggcatagatccaatagaatggctaagaacctcatcagaacatctatgtctaagactgtcaggggaagtatacaagagcctgagctagcatcagattttctggaactcataggtgctaagtttaaagaaagtgaaaaagcagaagcagctaggctgactaaggagtttcatgatttgaagtacatgggttcagggggagttagagagcatattatgaagatgatcaatataaatggcagactcagggaactcttaatgggggttagggatgagcaagtagtgcattatgcactacattccttgcctaacagttttagtcatcttaggactagttacaactctcaaaagggaaactggactctagatgaacttatatccatctgtgtggatgaggaatctaggatcaaggaagaaaaggaacctgctacaaccattaacctcattgagaagcctaaaaggaaaaagcctacattatgcactacattccttgcctaa